Part of the Hyphomicrobium album genome is shown below.
ACCTTGCCCTCGTGGATGAAGTAGACGAACGCGTCGCGCGGTTTTTTCGCGGGCTTCGCCTTCGTGTCGACGAGCGGCAGGTCTTGCGGCACGCCGCCCTCAGCCCACGTGTTAAAGCGCGCTGCCCAAGTATCGAGCGCCTTTGGAGCGTAGCCGGTCGTCACTTCGTCCTTGCCCTTCTGCAGCCGCGCGTAGATGAAATCGCCGGTGACGTCGGCGATTTCCGGGTAGGTCTCGTGCTCGGCGTAGACGATCGGCACGCCGTGATCGCGGGCGAGCGCGATGAACTCGGGCACGCAGAAGCTGGCGTGGCGCACCTCGACGACGTGGCGCACGGCAGCATTGCCGACTTGGTGCGGCAGCAGCTCGAGAAACGCGCCAAAATCGGCGGCGTCGAACTTCTTGGTCGCCGCGAACTGCCAGAGGATGGGCCCGAGCTTGGCGCCCAATTCCAGCGGGCCTGAATCGATGAAGCGGTTGATCGAGTCGCCGGCCTCGGCGAGCACGCGGCGGTTCACGGCGTAGCGCGGCCCCTTGAGCGAGAACACGAAGCCGTCGGGCGTTTCGCTCGCCCACTTGGCGAACGTCGCCGGTGTCTGCGTGCGGTAGAACGTGCCGTTCACCTCGATGGTCGGCACGTGCTGGGCCGCGTAGCTGAGCTCCTTCGCGTGCGCCAGCTTGTCGGGATAGAACGTGCCGCGCCAGGGCTCGAACGTCCAGCCGCCCATGCCGGCCCGGATGCTTCCCCGCTTTGCCATACGAACCTCGTCTCCTTGCGCTGGGCGACGGTGGCAACCCCGCTGCCGCAGGTCAAGGCGCCCGTAACAAGCCGATAGAAGCATTTCGAAGCGAATGCGGGTTCCGCGCGCAACCCGACTACAACCGGCATGGGCCGATGCATTTGCCAGCGAGGACGAGCAAGGGAGATCACCATGATTCCGCACACGAGTTCGCCGGCGAAGGCTACGAGCATCAAGCGCGGCGCGAGCAAGGCGTCCCGGACGGAAAGTCCAGTCGTCGATTCCAACACGATGGCGCGCATCAAGGTTGGCAGCGTCGACGACAAGACAATCGATTGGCGCGCATCGTTCGCGAGCTGCGGCGGCAATCACGCTTCGCAG
Proteins encoded:
- a CDS encoding DUF72 domain-containing protein — translated: MAKRGSIRAGMGGWTFEPWRGTFYPDKLAHAKELSYAAQHVPTIEVNGTFYRTQTPATFAKWASETPDGFVFSLKGPRYAVNRRVLAEAGDSINRFIDSGPLELGAKLGPILWQFAATKKFDAADFGAFLELLPHQVGNAAVRHVVEVRHASFCVPEFIALARDHGVPIVYAEHETYPEIADVTGDFIYARLQKGKDEVTTGYAPKALDTWAARFNTWAEGGVPQDLPLVDTKAKPAKKPRDAFVYFIHEGKVRAPHAAMALMQRVDKS